One genomic segment of Gemmatimonadota bacterium includes these proteins:
- a CDS encoding glycosyltransferase, producing MLTALAALQAVLLLLLMSRLAGGRTRRPAERPLPDGIDGPPLTIIVATLNEAARIGPCLDGLRAQGRPVTEILVVDSGSTDGTRDMVEAAARLDPRIRLVTDPPLPAGWIGKAWALQHGTTLATTPWVLGMDADTQAEPGCAAAVLEAALREGFDAVSFAPRFDGQSAAERWLQPALLVTLIYRSGAVGDPRVTPDRVIANGQCFLLKREVLLAHGGYEPVRASFAEDVSLVRHLAARGASVGFLDGAWLYRVRSYRGAGQMWREWGRSLDLKDATSKARQFLDTAFVVAAQGTQLPAAALVAAAWPSLPPGAARAVLGASTAGLVVIRWLLLLALAPSYSRRGLTWWLSPFADPLATLRLVISSARRPTQWRSRTYG from the coding sequence ATGCTCACTGCTCTCGCCGCGCTCCAGGCCGTGCTGCTGCTGCTCCTCATGAGCCGCCTTGCGGGAGGCCGCACCCGCCGGCCGGCGGAGCGGCCTCTCCCCGACGGGATCGACGGTCCGCCACTCACGATCATCGTCGCGACGCTCAACGAGGCGGCCAGGATCGGGCCGTGCCTCGACGGGCTTCGCGCGCAGGGCCGTCCGGTCACAGAGATCCTCGTCGTGGACAGCGGCTCGACCGACGGGACCCGTGATATGGTGGAGGCCGCGGCGCGACTCGATCCGCGCATCCGCCTCGTCACCGATCCGCCGCTCCCCGCCGGCTGGATCGGGAAGGCCTGGGCCTTGCAGCACGGCACCACGCTCGCGACCACGCCCTGGGTGCTCGGCATGGACGCCGACACGCAGGCGGAGCCGGGGTGTGCCGCCGCCGTCCTGGAGGCGGCGCTCCGTGAAGGGTTCGACGCGGTGAGTTTCGCCCCGAGGTTCGACGGACAGTCGGCTGCCGAACGATGGCTGCAGCCGGCACTACTGGTCACGCTCATCTACCGCTCGGGGGCCGTCGGCGACCCGCGCGTGACCCCGGACCGCGTCATCGCCAATGGGCAGTGCTTCCTGCTCAAGCGTGAGGTCCTGCTGGCGCACGGCGGCTACGAGCCGGTGCGCGCCTCGTTCGCCGAGGATGTCAGTCTGGTCCGTCATCTTGCCGCCCGCGGCGCGTCGGTGGGATTCCTCGATGGCGCGTGGCTCTATCGGGTGCGGAGTTACCGCGGGGCGGGACAGATGTGGCGGGAGTGGGGGCGATCGCTCGACCTCAAGGACGCCACGTCGAAGGCGCGCCAGTTCCTCGACACCGCCTTCGTGGTCGCCGCGCAGGGGACGCAACTCCCCGCCGCGGCCCTCGTGGCCGCTGCCTGGCCTTCGCTGCCGCCCGGCGCCGCGCGCGCGGTGCTCGGCGCGAGCACCGCGGGGCTCGTCGTCATCCGCTGGCTCCTCCTGCTGGCCCTCGCCCCGAGCTATTCGCGCCGTGGTCTCACCTGGTGGCTCTCCCCGTTCGCGGACCCGTTGGCTACGCTGCGCTTGGTGATCTCCTCGGCGCGGCGGCCGACGCAGTGGCGGTCGCGGACGTACGGATGA
- a CDS encoding DUF4097 family beta strand repeat protein, with protein MRSPLRALVALLLPAALSAQERHVLSGTTASIFNLAGQVRLESGSGSEVVVEVTRRGPDAEKLEVRLRGGQLVVRYPATEIVYREDDRNERWRNNSNLRVREDGTFGGEWADGGRRTVIRSRGTGLEAHADLAVKVPAGKRVELHLAAGRIEATNVNGDLDIDVYSASVRATGTKGRLFIDAGSGSVRVADASGDLEIDTGSGSTTLEGLRMSSVKVDAGSGSVDARDVEAARFSVDVGSGSVRAERLSTDDLLVDTGSGGVRLDLAKVPRRSGIDTGSGGVTLALPDDASADLDIDTGSGGISSDFPVTADTFQRRELRGRIGGGGPLIKVSTGSGGVTLRKR; from the coding sequence ATGCGATCCCCGTTGCGCGCCCTCGTTGCCCTGCTCCTCCCCGCCGCGCTCAGCGCCCAGGAACGTCATGTCCTGAGCGGCACCACCGCGTCGATCTTCAACCTCGCAGGCCAGGTCCGCCTCGAGTCGGGGTCCGGCAGCGAGGTCGTCGTCGAGGTCACGCGGCGCGGGCCGGACGCCGAGAAGCTCGAAGTGCGGCTGCGCGGGGGGCAACTCGTCGTGCGGTATCCCGCGACCGAGATCGTCTACCGCGAGGACGACCGCAACGAGCGGTGGAGGAACAACTCGAACCTCCGCGTCCGCGAGGACGGGACCTTCGGCGGCGAGTGGGCCGATGGCGGGCGGCGCACGGTGATCCGCTCGCGGGGTACCGGACTCGAGGCGCACGCCGACCTCGCGGTGAAGGTCCCGGCCGGCAAGCGCGTCGAGCTCCATCTCGCCGCCGGCCGGATCGAGGCGACGAACGTGAACGGCGACCTCGACATCGATGTCTACTCCGCGAGCGTCCGTGCGACCGGGACGAAGGGGCGACTGTTCATCGATGCGGGGTCCGGGTCGGTACGCGTGGCCGATGCGTCGGGCGATCTCGAGATCGACACCGGGAGCGGATCGACCACGCTCGAGGGGCTTCGGATGTCGAGCGTGAAGGTCGATGCGGGCTCTGGCTCGGTGGACGCGCGCGACGTCGAGGCCGCCCGGTTCTCCGTGGACGTGGGCTCCGGTTCCGTTCGCGCCGAGCGGCTGAGCACCGACGACCTGCTGGTGGACACCGGGTCCGGCGGCGTGCGCCTCGACCTCGCCAAGGTGCCACGGCGCTCGGGGATCGACACCGGCTCGGGCGGCGTGACGCTCGCGCTCCCGGACGACGCATCCGCGGACCTCGACATCGACACCGGCTCGGGCGGGATCAGCTCCGACTTCCCCGTGACCGCGGACACGTTCCAGCGCCGCGAGTTG